A window of Halovivax gelatinilyticus genomic DNA:
CGTCGCTTCGTCCAGGCTGTGGAGGTCCTCCATGAACCGATCGTAGCGCTCGTTCGGGGCCAGGTAGAGCAATTCGGTCATGAGCAGCCGTCGCCGGTGGTTGGGGGCGACGTCCCGGTGCCAGAGGCGGTCGTAGAGGCTCATCTGTTCGGCGCTCGTATCGGTCATACCCTTATCGAGACAGGCTTCGACGGTAATCGCGGCCGCGCGGGCCGATTTCATCCCCTTGTGAATCCCTTCGCCCCAGACTGGGTCGACGGTCGGAACCGTATCGCCGATGGCCATGAACCGGTCGGTCGACATCGATCCAGGCATCTGGATGTGTGCCGAGCCGCGGTGCTGGACGCCTTCTTTCCGTTCTGCGTTCGCAAAGCGTGGATCGGTGTCCATCCAGTACTGCAGGTAGTCGTCGACGCTGAAATCAGAGCGCGCGTTCTCGCGATGACTCTCGTTCTGGATGTAGCAGATGCCGACCTTGGCCTCGTCGTCGCCCGTATGGAAGATCCAGGAGTAACCGCCTGGCGCGAGGTCGTGATCGAGTCTTAGCATCATCGCGTCCGTCAGGTCGCCGTATTCCGGGTGATCGAGATCGACGCCCGTCAGCTCGTACTCGATGCCGATCGCGTGGTTCTCCCGCCGGAGATCGCTCACGTCGAGCGCCTTCGCGAGTGGGGCGCTCGGTCCCGTCGCATCGATCGTAATTTCGGCGCGTACCTCCTCGTCGCCGTTGTATCTGACGCCGACGATCTCGCCGTCTTCCAGTATTGGGGCGGTGACTCGCGCGTCGAACCGGTACTCTGCGCCCTTCTCGCGACCGTCCTCGACGAGCCACCGTTTGAAGTCAGCGAACTCGAGGACCGCTCCGGGGTGGTGGCGAGTGTAGTGGTTGTTCGGCGATTCGAGGACGACCTTGTCGGTGAAGTTCATCACCACGTCGTCCGGCACGCCGAACGAGGTGATCATCGACGGGAACGTACCGGCCGTCGACTTGTTGCTGGTCTTTGGGAACTCGTCTTCGTTTTCGGTCTCGAGGACGAGTACGTCGTATCCCCGTGTCGCCAGGTCGCGCGCGCACTGGGCGCCGGCCGGCCCAGCACCCGCAACGATGACGTCGTACTGTTCACTCATTGGTGAACACTTATTCAGGGTGGATAATGAGTGTTGGTGAATCGATCCGATCGACGATCGGTCGGTTTTCCACGTATTTCAGCCCGTATAGACGGTGTTCGAACGCTCTCGTTCGTCACTGAACGGTTGTTGAATTAGTTTTGTAACGATCTAGTCACTATCTCGCACAACTGGCTATTACTGGCCCAAATCAGCTGAATTGGACAATTGCGGACGAAGCCGGGTCCCGATCTTACTGGAGTAATCGATCGCCAATCGTGTTCCGAAGGACCTCGCTGGTTCCCTCGTAGATTTCGTTGAGTTTCGCGTCGCGGTAAAACCGCTCTGCGGGGAAGTCTTTGGTGTATCCGTACCCGCCGTGGATCTGAATCCCCTCGTTTGCGACCTCGCGAGAGACTTCGCTCGCGTACAGCTTCGCCTGTGCGGCCTCCTTGATGTAGGGTTCCCCGCGGATCTTCTTATCGGCCGCGTTGTGCATCAGGAGTGTTGCGGCCTGTATTTTGGTATCCATGTCCGCGAGTTTGTGCTTGATCGCCTGGAACTCACCGATGGGCTGGCCGAACTGTTCGCGCTCGTTCGCGTACGATCTGGCCTCCTCGAAGGCAGCGCGTGCGATACCGACGCCGCGGGCTGCGATGGTGATCCGCCCACCGTTTAACGTTTTTAACGCCTGGATGAATCCGTCACCGTCCGCGCCGAGACGTCTGTCGGCCGGAATCCGAACGTCGTCGAATCGAAGTTCGGCCGTCGGACAGCCCTTATCTCCGAGTTTATCCTCCGTTCCCTCGACGAAGAATCCGTCATCTTCGTCCGGCCGCACGACGAACGACGAGATACCCCGGTTACCCGCGTCCGGGTCGGTCTTGGCGAAGACGGTGACAGTGTCCGCCACGGAGCCGTTCGAGATCCATAGCTTGCCGCCGTTTAGGACGTACTCGTCGGGATCGTCGGCCTCACCCACCACGTCCGCCGTCGTCTCCATCGCGGGAACGTCACTTCCCGCACCGGCTTCTGAAAGGGCGAACGCGCCGACATCTCGTCCCTCGGCCAGCGGCGTCAGGTACCGCTCTTTTTGCGCCTCATCGCCGAACTCGAAGAGCATGTTTCCCGCGAGCGAGGTGTGTGCTGCCACGATCGTTCCGAGTCCGCCCGACCCTCGCGAGATCTCTTCTAGTCCGATGGCGTAGGAGTGATAGTCGAGCCCGGCACCGCCGTACTCCTCGGGAAACGGCATCCCCATCAATCCGAGGTCACCCATCTCGCTGACCAGGTCGGCCGGATATTCGTCTTCGTGATCGATCTCGCTTGCACGCGGGATCACTTCCTCGTCGACGAACGTCGCGACCATATCCCGGATCTGACGTTGTTCCGGTGAAAGGCTAAAATCCATACGAAGCGGTATCGTCCCTCGCGGCTTAGGTGTTCCTCATCGACGCCGGTCTGGAGACGCGGCGGTCGACGTACTAATTTCGATCCCGGTTTTCCGGTCGCGCCGGAATCCAAACACCCATTCGGTCCGACTGGTAACGTATCCG
This region includes:
- a CDS encoding digeranylgeranylglycerophospholipid reductase, producing the protein MSEQYDVIVAGAGPAGAQCARDLATRGYDVLVLETENEDEFPKTSNKSTAGTFPSMITSFGVPDDVVMNFTDKVVLESPNNHYTRHHPGAVLEFADFKRWLVEDGREKGAEYRFDARVTAPILEDGEIVGVRYNGDEEVRAEITIDATGPSAPLAKALDVSDLRRENHAIGIEYELTGVDLDHPEYGDLTDAMMLRLDHDLAPGGYSWIFHTGDDEAKVGICYIQNESHRENARSDFSVDDYLQYWMDTDPRFANAERKEGVQHRGSAHIQMPGSMSTDRFMAIGDTVPTVDPVWGEGIHKGMKSARAAAITVEACLDKGMTDTSAEQMSLYDRLWHRDVAPNHRRRLLMTELLYLAPNERYDRFMEDLHSLDEATLRKLNNGNPLAVANLLHVDDIGLLREFVRDRVAFDLDGFLPKPVNKQRSGASAAFEFK
- a CDS encoding acyl-CoA dehydrogenase, with amino-acid sequence MDFSLSPEQRQIRDMVATFVDEEVIPRASEIDHEDEYPADLVSEMGDLGLMGMPFPEEYGGAGLDYHSYAIGLEEISRGSGGLGTIVAAHTSLAGNMLFEFGDEAQKERYLTPLAEGRDVGAFALSEAGAGSDVPAMETTADVVGEADDPDEYVLNGGKLWISNGSVADTVTVFAKTDPDAGNRGISSFVVRPDEDDGFFVEGTEDKLGDKGCPTAELRFDDVRIPADRRLGADGDGFIQALKTLNGGRITIAARGVGIARAAFEEARSYANEREQFGQPIGEFQAIKHKLADMDTKIQAATLLMHNAADKKIRGEPYIKEAAQAKLYASEVSREVANEGIQIHGGYGYTKDFPAERFYRDAKLNEIYEGTSEVLRNTIGDRLLQ